The proteins below are encoded in one region of Arthrobacter sp. CJ23:
- a CDS encoding CoA pyrophosphatase: MTALEDLAGLITRFDAGAEHRSEHWAQLAVGEETNRPAAVLMLFGVLDDIPAESGRPIAPADLDVLLLERAHTLDDHPGQVAFPGGSVDPGDDSVVAAALREAVEETGLDAGGVQVLGVIPELGLARSKFRVTPVLAWWASPSPVRVVDYGESAQVFRVPVRDLLDPDNRVTATISRFGRTFTSPGFIVNGVVVWGFTGMVLSGLFDELGWTVPWDEERLFEIDI, translated from the coding sequence GTGACGGCGCTCGAGGACCTGGCAGGCCTGATTACGCGCTTTGATGCGGGCGCGGAACATCGTTCAGAGCATTGGGCGCAGCTGGCAGTGGGCGAGGAGACGAACAGGCCCGCGGCCGTCCTGATGCTGTTCGGCGTGCTCGATGACATCCCCGCCGAGTCCGGGCGGCCCATCGCGCCCGCGGACCTGGACGTCCTGCTGCTGGAACGCGCACACACCCTGGATGACCACCCCGGCCAGGTGGCGTTCCCTGGCGGCAGCGTCGATCCCGGGGACGACTCGGTGGTGGCGGCTGCCCTGCGGGAGGCCGTGGAGGAAACAGGGCTCGACGCCGGCGGTGTCCAGGTTCTGGGCGTCATCCCGGAACTGGGGCTGGCCCGCAGCAAGTTCAGGGTGACGCCGGTGCTGGCGTGGTGGGCGTCGCCGTCGCCGGTCCGCGTAGTGGACTACGGGGAATCGGCGCAGGTCTTCCGGGTGCCGGTGCGGGATCTGCTGGATCCGGACAACCGCGTCACGGCGACCATCAGCCGCTTCGGGCGGACGTTCACGAGCCCGGGCTTCATCGTCAACGGCGTTGTGGTGTGGGGCTTCACGGGGATGGTCCTCAGCGGGCTCTTCGATGAGCTCGGCTGGACGGTTCCGTGGGATGAAGAGCGGCTGTTCGAGATCGATATCTAG
- the nth gene encoding endonuclease III: protein MYPYAHAELDFRNPFELVVATVLSAQTTDVLVNQVTKILFARYPDARAMSEAEPAELEAILQPTGFFRAKAKNVLALSTRLVDEYDGEVPGRLEDLVTLPGVGRKTANVVLGNAFGVPGITVDTHFGRLARRFGWTASEDPVKIEFDVAELFEPKDWTMLSHRVVFHGRRVCHARRPACGACPVATLCPSYGDGETDPAKAAKLLKYELAPGNEALLAQLLAETHRAAEIRMESQRRPS, encoded by the coding sequence ATGTACCCGTACGCGCACGCCGAGCTGGACTTCCGGAATCCTTTCGAACTCGTCGTGGCCACGGTGCTGTCCGCCCAGACCACCGATGTGCTGGTCAACCAGGTCACCAAGATCCTGTTCGCCCGCTACCCGGACGCCCGCGCCATGTCCGAGGCCGAGCCCGCCGAGCTGGAAGCCATCCTGCAGCCCACCGGCTTCTTCCGGGCCAAGGCGAAAAACGTCTTGGCGCTCAGCACCCGCCTGGTGGACGAGTACGACGGCGAGGTGCCCGGCCGGCTCGAAGACCTGGTGACGCTTCCCGGCGTCGGGCGGAAAACCGCGAACGTGGTGCTGGGCAATGCCTTCGGGGTCCCCGGGATCACCGTGGACACGCACTTCGGCAGGCTCGCCCGCCGCTTCGGCTGGACCGCCTCCGAGGACCCCGTGAAGATTGAATTCGACGTCGCGGAGCTGTTCGAACCCAAGGACTGGACCATGCTCTCCCACCGGGTGGTCTTCCACGGCCGCCGGGTCTGCCATGCGCGCCGGCCCGCCTGCGGCGCCTGCCCCGTCGCCACGCTGTGCCCCAGCTACGGGGACGGCGAGACCGACCCCGCCAAGGCTGCCAAGCTGCTCAAGTACGAGCTCGCCCCGGGCAACGAGGCGCTTCTGGCGCAGCTGCTGGCCGAGACGCACCGCGCGGCGGAGATCCGGATGGAATCGCAGAGGAGGCCTTCGTGA
- a CDS encoding DUF1508 domain-containing protein, translated as MAGKFEILKDSDTSYRFRLTAADGTVVAVSPTFKHLQGVVDGINAVRENAATGLIVDRSGTERMAA; from the coding sequence ATGGCTGGCAAGTTCGAAATTCTCAAGGACAGCGACACCTCGTACCGGTTCCGGCTCACGGCCGCGGACGGAACAGTTGTGGCGGTGTCGCCGACGTTCAAGCACCTTCAGGGCGTGGTTGACGGCATCAACGCGGTCCGCGAAAACGCCGCCACGGGTCTCATCGTGGACCGCTCCGGCACGGAGCGCATGGCGGCCTAG
- a CDS encoding bifunctional 3'-5' exonuclease/DNA polymerase → MYLLLAAHADGAAIQRVSPAGKATADARLVSEGDLPAVVRELEAQRPRWVWHRTQDWYPALLAAGIELERCHDLTLCGAILAHSEFTAHTAYALNAEKLTQDDDSQPPRALQPPAAPAEQGALFEDPGPRQAQAGLEELRTEFAAHQHALVQAPADKQKRLQLLLAAESAAAMIAAEMQHAGVPWREQLHEEILAGHLGPRPPAGHRPAKLEALCAELRSILKSPNLNPDSPQDLMRALHRNGIEVKSTRQWELQESSHPAIQPLLAYKKLSRLHTANGWTWLDAWVRDGRFRPEYVVGGVVSGRWASRGGGALQIPRNIRGAVHADPGHKLIVADASQLEPRVLVALAQDTKMAEAARDKDLYAGIAAQGFGGDRAKAKIALLGAIYGATTGESGRLMPQLARTYPRAVGFVEQAARDGEAGRTVTSRLGRSSPPPSQGWLRSQRSTTAEEQRRADSLARTRGRFTRNFVVQGSAADWASCWLAELRRRLRALRAGGSPTGELVFFLHDEVMVHAPDDAVEACIRAIEESANAAKELLFGAIPVEFPVSIAVVDSYDKAK, encoded by the coding sequence ATGTACCTGCTGCTCGCCGCCCATGCCGACGGCGCAGCCATCCAGCGGGTCTCCCCTGCTGGCAAGGCCACAGCGGACGCGCGCCTGGTCAGCGAAGGCGATCTGCCCGCCGTCGTGCGTGAACTGGAAGCCCAGCGCCCGCGCTGGGTGTGGCATCGGACCCAGGACTGGTACCCGGCGCTCCTGGCGGCCGGCATCGAGCTGGAGCGCTGCCACGACCTCACCCTGTGCGGCGCCATCCTGGCCCATTCCGAATTCACCGCCCACACCGCCTACGCCCTGAACGCCGAGAAGCTCACGCAGGACGACGACTCCCAACCGCCGCGGGCCCTGCAGCCGCCCGCCGCGCCCGCCGAGCAGGGCGCCCTCTTCGAGGATCCCGGTCCGCGCCAGGCGCAGGCCGGCCTCGAGGAGCTCCGCACCGAATTCGCCGCCCATCAGCACGCCCTCGTCCAGGCACCCGCGGACAAGCAGAAAAGGCTCCAGCTGCTGCTGGCCGCCGAATCGGCGGCGGCGATGATCGCCGCGGAGATGCAGCATGCCGGCGTGCCGTGGCGGGAGCAGCTGCACGAGGAAATCCTGGCCGGCCATCTGGGCCCGCGCCCGCCGGCAGGCCACCGTCCGGCCAAGCTGGAGGCCCTCTGCGCCGAGCTGCGGAGCATCCTCAAGTCGCCCAATCTGAACCCGGACTCCCCGCAGGACCTCATGCGTGCCCTGCACCGGAACGGCATCGAGGTCAAGAGCACGCGGCAGTGGGAACTGCAGGAATCCAGCCACCCGGCCATCCAGCCACTCCTGGCCTACAAGAAGCTCTCGCGCCTGCACACCGCCAACGGTTGGACGTGGCTGGACGCCTGGGTGCGCGACGGGCGTTTCCGGCCCGAATACGTGGTGGGCGGCGTGGTGTCCGGGCGCTGGGCTTCGCGCGGCGGCGGGGCGCTGCAGATCCCGCGCAACATCCGTGGCGCCGTCCACGCCGATCCCGGCCATAAACTGATCGTCGCCGATGCCTCCCAGCTCGAGCCGCGTGTTCTCGTGGCACTCGCGCAGGACACCAAGATGGCCGAGGCCGCCCGCGACAAAGACCTCTACGCCGGCATCGCGGCCCAGGGCTTCGGCGGCGACCGGGCCAAGGCCAAGATCGCCCTCCTTGGCGCCATCTACGGCGCCACCACCGGCGAGTCGGGACGCCTCATGCCCCAGCTCGCCCGGACCTACCCGCGGGCGGTCGGCTTCGTGGAACAGGCGGCGCGCGACGGCGAGGCAGGCCGCACCGTCACCTCGCGGCTTGGCCGCAGCAGCCCGCCGCCATCGCAGGGATGGCTCCGCAGCCAGCGGTCCACGACGGCGGAGGAGCAGCGCCGCGCGGACAGCCTGGCCCGCACCCGCGGCCGCTTCACCCGCAACTTCGTGGTGCAGGGTTCCGCCGCGGACTGGGCCTCGTGCTGGCTGGCTGAATTACGACGGCGGCTGCGCGCGCTGCGTGCCGGGGGCTCGCCGACCGGGGAACTGGTGTTTTTCCTCCACGACGAAGTCATGGTCCATGCCCCGGACGATGCCGTGGAAGCATGCATCCGGGCCATCGAGGAATCCGCCAATGCCGCCAAGGAACTCCTCTTCGGCGCCATCCCGGTCGAGTTCCCGGTGAGCATCGCCGTCGTCGACTCCTACGACAAGGCGAAATAG
- the acs gene encoding acetate--CoA ligase: MSQDTTGSPAPAAATSAGQEQAPHVEALENLLHEDRKFAPSEEFAANAVVSAADYTEAAADRPAFWARQARELLTWDKAFTKALDWSNPPFAKWFVGGEINAAYNALDRHVENGLGDRVAIYFEGEPGDTRTYTYAQLTEEVKKAANAFESLGVAKGDRVAVYLPMIPEAVITILACARIGAVHSVVFGGFSADALRSRIDDAEAKLVVTADGTYRRGKPSPLKPAVDEALSKEGHTVENVVVVKRNGETVTWVQGRDLWWDDTVGAAATEHTAVGHDSEHPLFILYTSGTTGKPKGILHTTGGYLTQGAYTHKAVFDLHPETDVYWCTADVGWVTGHSYVAYAPLINGATQLMYEGTPDSPHQGRWWELIEKYKVSILYTAPTAIRTFMKWGREIPAKYDLSSIRLLGTVGEPINPEAWMWYREVIGGNGGTKENPAPIVDTWWQTETGAQMIAPLPGVTVTKPGSAQVPLPGIAVDVVDEAGESVANGEGGYLVIREPWPAMLRGIWGDPERFKDTYWSRFETMYFAGDGAKKDEDGDVWLLGRVDDVMNVSGHRLSTTEIESALVSHPSVAEAAVVGAADETTGQAVVAFVILRGDAVNKGEETVLELRNHVGKEIGPIAKPKQLLVVPELPKTRSGKIMRRLLKDVAEGRDPGDATTLSDPTIMAQIAESLRK; encoded by the coding sequence ATGTCTCAGGACACCACCGGATCCCCGGCGCCCGCTGCAGCTACGTCGGCTGGACAGGAGCAGGCCCCGCACGTCGAAGCCCTCGAAAACCTTCTCCACGAGGACCGCAAGTTCGCCCCCTCGGAGGAATTCGCCGCCAACGCCGTCGTTTCCGCTGCCGACTACACCGAGGCCGCGGCGGACCGCCCCGCCTTTTGGGCCAGGCAGGCCCGTGAACTCCTCACCTGGGACAAGGCCTTCACTAAAGCCCTTGACTGGTCCAACCCGCCGTTCGCCAAATGGTTCGTGGGCGGCGAGATCAACGCGGCCTACAACGCGCTGGACCGCCACGTTGAAAACGGCCTGGGCGACCGCGTGGCCATCTACTTCGAAGGCGAACCCGGCGACACCCGCACATATACCTACGCGCAGCTGACCGAAGAGGTCAAGAAGGCCGCCAACGCCTTCGAATCCCTCGGCGTGGCCAAGGGCGACCGCGTGGCCGTGTACCTGCCCATGATCCCCGAGGCCGTCATCACCATCCTGGCCTGCGCCCGCATCGGCGCTGTGCACTCCGTGGTGTTCGGCGGCTTCTCCGCCGACGCCCTGCGCTCACGCATCGACGACGCCGAGGCCAAGCTGGTGGTCACCGCGGACGGCACCTACCGCCGCGGCAAGCCCAGCCCGCTCAAGCCCGCCGTGGACGAAGCCCTGTCCAAGGAAGGCCACACGGTCGAGAACGTGGTGGTGGTCAAGCGCAACGGCGAGACCGTCACCTGGGTCCAGGGACGCGACCTCTGGTGGGACGACACCGTCGGCGCCGCCGCAACGGAACACACCGCCGTCGGGCATGACTCCGAACACCCCCTGTTCATCCTCTACACCTCCGGCACCACCGGCAAGCCCAAGGGCATCCTGCACACCACCGGCGGCTACCTCACCCAGGGCGCGTACACGCACAAGGCCGTGTTCGACCTGCACCCGGAGACGGACGTGTACTGGTGCACCGCCGACGTCGGATGGGTCACCGGCCACTCCTACGTCGCCTATGCCCCGCTCATCAACGGCGCCACCCAGCTCATGTACGAGGGCACCCCGGACTCCCCGCACCAGGGCCGCTGGTGGGAGCTGATCGAGAAGTACAAGGTCTCCATCCTGTACACCGCCCCCACGGCCATCCGCACGTTCATGAAGTGGGGCCGCGAGATCCCGGCCAAGTACGATCTCTCCTCCATCCGCCTGCTCGGCACGGTGGGCGAGCCCATCAACCCCGAGGCCTGGATGTGGTACCGCGAGGTCATCGGCGGCAACGGCGGCACTAAGGAGAACCCGGCCCCGATCGTGGACACCTGGTGGCAGACCGAAACCGGCGCCCAGATGATCGCACCGCTCCCCGGCGTCACCGTCACCAAGCCCGGCTCCGCGCAGGTCCCCCTGCCCGGCATCGCCGTGGACGTGGTGGACGAAGCCGGTGAATCGGTGGCCAACGGCGAGGGCGGCTACCTGGTCATCCGCGAACCGTGGCCGGCCATGCTGCGCGGCATCTGGGGCGACCCGGAGCGTTTCAAGGACACCTACTGGTCCCGTTTCGAGACCATGTACTTCGCCGGCGATGGCGCCAAAAAGGACGAGGACGGCGACGTCTGGCTCCTGGGCCGCGTGGACGACGTCATGAACGTCTCCGGCCACCGCCTCTCCACCACGGAAATCGAATCCGCCCTCGTCTCGCACCCCTCCGTGGCCGAAGCCGCCGTGGTGGGGGCAGCGGACGAAACCACCGGCCAGGCCGTCGTCGCGTTCGTCATCCTGCGCGGTGACGCCGTCAACAAGGGCGAGGAAACCGTCCTCGAACTGCGCAATCACGTGGGCAAGGAAATCGGCCCGATCGCCAAGCCCAAGCAGCTGCTGGTGGTCCCCGAACTGCCCAAGACGCGCTCCGGCAAGATCATGCGGCGCCTCCTCAAGGACGTCGCCGAAGGCCGCGACCCCGGTGACGCCACCACCCTCTCCGACCCCACGATCATGGCCCAGATCGCTGAGTCCCTGCGCAAGTAG
- a CDS encoding CHAD domain-containing protein, with protein sequence MGSDSRDALGTYLAFQLTELEGYLPLIAAADQEAIHGARLALRRLRSVLSCYKEILPKVPGPVREEVRWLARSLGEARDAYVLGKRIALSLDANGSWRAPGPLHASVDALMAASGRSAAALGAGKRSRRAVQAAREALLAGKRKGKGKASHRLRQDGRNHTLDELAQRLQTQWETLQLSLAAEATATDEAERNTLLHQARKDIKCLRYAVEAAAEAFGPTAAGIIQPAIAMQRILGEQHDSVVAGAWLEALAASPGVDSSDAAELRAMEARRLAGAEAQFRAAAVEFPVPAPRRVLLF encoded by the coding sequence GTGGGATCCGACAGCCGCGACGCGCTGGGAACATACCTTGCTTTCCAGTTGACCGAACTGGAGGGCTACCTCCCCCTGATCGCGGCGGCCGACCAGGAAGCCATCCACGGCGCACGGCTTGCCCTGCGCCGCCTGAGGTCGGTCCTGAGCTGCTACAAGGAGATCCTCCCCAAGGTGCCCGGCCCCGTCCGCGAGGAGGTCAGATGGCTGGCGCGGTCCCTGGGTGAGGCCAGGGACGCATACGTGCTGGGCAAACGGATCGCCCTCTCCCTTGACGCGAATGGCTCATGGCGTGCGCCCGGCCCCCTGCACGCCTCGGTGGACGCCCTGATGGCCGCCAGCGGGCGCTCCGCGGCTGCCCTGGGCGCAGGAAAGCGCAGCCGCCGGGCGGTCCAGGCGGCCCGGGAGGCCCTGCTCGCCGGAAAGCGCAAGGGAAAGGGCAAGGCCTCCCACCGGTTGCGCCAGGACGGACGGAACCACACCCTGGATGAGCTGGCGCAGCGGCTGCAGACCCAGTGGGAAACGCTGCAGCTCAGCCTGGCCGCAGAGGCAACAGCCACCGACGAGGCGGAACGGAACACGCTGCTGCACCAGGCACGCAAGGACATCAAGTGCCTCAGGTATGCGGTGGAGGCCGCGGCCGAGGCCTTTGGTCCCACAGCGGCGGGGATCATCCAGCCGGCCATCGCCATGCAGCGGATCCTCGGCGAGCAGCACGACAGCGTGGTGGCCGGAGCATGGCTCGAGGCGCTTGCGGCCAGCCCGGGCGTGGACAGCTCGGACGCCGCGGAACTCCGGGCCATGGAGGCCCGCCGGCTGGCCGGCGCCGAGGCACAGTTCCGGGCCGCCGCCGTCGAATTTCCGGTTCCCGCGCCGCGCCGCGTCCTGCTGTTCTGA
- a CDS encoding DeoR/GlpR family DNA-binding transcription regulator — translation MLQAARHSAILDAVQRERVVRVSELALLLGVSPMTVRRDIEALEETGRVERIHGGAKLPGDASTHEPGFELKSTQLTAEKHAIAVEAASMVHEGMAVGLSAGTTTWALAKELVDGPRITVVTNSVRIAELFHHGASSGPARFGSTVILIGGERTPSDALVGPIATSSLKQLHLDVLFLGVHGMDARAGFTTPNLLEAETDRAFMASARSTVVLADHSKWGMAGIASIAPLEEADELISDALLGEDARRILGERVGKLRIAPGGPM, via the coding sequence ATGCTCCAGGCAGCACGCCACTCCGCAATCCTCGACGCCGTCCAGCGCGAGCGCGTGGTCCGCGTCTCCGAACTGGCCCTGCTGCTGGGCGTCTCCCCCATGACTGTCCGCCGGGACATCGAGGCGCTTGAAGAAACCGGCCGGGTGGAGCGCATCCACGGCGGTGCCAAGCTGCCCGGCGATGCGAGCACCCACGAGCCCGGCTTCGAGCTCAAGTCCACGCAGCTCACGGCCGAAAAGCATGCCATCGCCGTGGAGGCCGCGTCCATGGTCCACGAAGGCATGGCAGTGGGCCTGAGCGCCGGAACCACCACGTGGGCACTGGCCAAGGAACTGGTGGACGGGCCGCGCATCACCGTGGTCACCAACTCCGTCCGGATCGCCGAGCTGTTCCACCACGGCGCGTCCTCGGGCCCGGCCCGCTTCGGCTCAACGGTCATCCTGATCGGCGGCGAGCGCACGCCGTCGGACGCCCTGGTGGGGCCCATCGCCACGTCGTCGCTCAAGCAGCTTCACCTGGATGTGCTGTTCCTGGGCGTCCACGGCATGGATGCCCGCGCCGGTTTCACCACCCCCAACCTCCTGGAAGCCGAGACGGACCGGGCGTTCATGGCCTCGGCCCGGAGCACCGTGGTCCTTGCCGACCACAGCAAATGGGGCATGGCGGGCATCGCCTCGATTGCACCGCTCGAGGAAGCCGACGAACTCATCTCGGACGCCCTGCTAGGCGAGGACGCGCGCAGGATCCTGGGCGAGCGCGTTGGCAAGCTGCGGATCGCGCCCGGCGGGCCCATGTAA
- a CDS encoding LacI family DNA-binding transcriptional regulator: MTTSAVHTPRGPVTRKDVARYAGVSTAVVSYVVNGGPKNVAPATEAKVRDAISILGYRPNAAARALKLGSSETIGLVVPDSGNPFFALLAHAVEDAAAELGYGMVLANSDGSLAKEKRNIRNLAARQVDGVVLASCVFEPELADLESSEIPSVLLNHAAASPGFNSVGVDLEAGARIAVEHLIAHGHKNIGLAIGINVGNELDGREVGWLNALRDAGLPEGPTARSEFDRAGGYAAGKRLLASVNRPTAIFASSDMQAVGILRAIHEAGLSVPGDIAMVSFDGSTESEYTWPALTTVAQPVRVMAESAVRALIGEGRGGELQHRIFPTELIVRQSCGCP, from the coding sequence ATGACTACTTCGGCAGTGCACACCCCGCGTGGACCCGTGACGCGCAAGGACGTGGCCCGGTACGCCGGGGTGAGCACCGCCGTCGTCAGTTATGTGGTCAACGGAGGGCCTAAGAACGTGGCGCCTGCCACGGAAGCCAAGGTCCGCGACGCCATCAGCATCCTGGGCTACCGGCCCAACGCTGCCGCGCGGGCGCTGAAACTGGGCTCCAGTGAAACCATCGGGCTGGTGGTTCCGGACAGCGGCAACCCCTTCTTCGCACTTTTGGCGCATGCCGTGGAGGACGCCGCGGCGGAGCTCGGCTACGGCATGGTGCTGGCCAACTCCGACGGCAGCTTGGCCAAGGAAAAGCGCAACATCCGCAACCTCGCCGCCCGGCAGGTGGACGGCGTGGTCCTGGCCAGCTGTGTCTTTGAACCCGAGCTGGCCGATCTGGAGTCCTCGGAGATTCCCTCGGTGCTGCTCAACCACGCAGCGGCGTCCCCGGGGTTCAACAGCGTGGGCGTCGACCTCGAAGCCGGGGCGCGGATCGCCGTCGAACACTTGATCGCGCACGGCCACAAGAACATCGGCCTGGCCATCGGCATCAATGTGGGCAACGAACTCGATGGCCGTGAGGTCGGCTGGCTGAACGCGCTGCGTGATGCCGGCCTGCCGGAGGGCCCCACGGCCCGCAGCGAGTTTGACCGCGCCGGTGGCTATGCCGCCGGCAAGCGGTTGCTGGCGTCCGTGAACCGGCCCACCGCCATTTTTGCCAGCTCCGACATGCAGGCTGTCGGCATCCTCCGGGCCATCCACGAGGCCGGCCTGTCGGTGCCGGGCGACATCGCCATGGTTTCCTTCGATGGATCCACCGAGTCCGAGTACACGTGGCCCGCCCTGACCACCGTGGCGCAGCCGGTGCGGGTCATGGCGGAGTCGGCCGTGCGGGCCCTCATCGGCGAGGGCCGGGGCGGGGAACTGCAGCACCGGATCTTCCCCACGGAGTTGATCGTGCGGCAGTCCTGCGGCTGCCCCTGA
- a CDS encoding IS110 family transposase, which produces MLAETQDEEQIIARVAGIDIGKAELVCCVRVPAEGNRKKRLQEVSTHSTMTRSLADLANHLVDLRIERVVMEATSDYWKPVFYLLEAHGLEPWLVNARDVKHLPGRPKTDVLDAVWLCKVAERQMLRPSFVPPAPIRRLRDLTRYRIDLVGTRTAEKNRVEKLLEDACIKLSSVASDTFGVSGREMMAALIAGERNPGVLAQLARSSMRRKISELEEAFTGRFDDHHGFLLARMLARIDGIDTDIAALDEQIEVQLAPFAAAAKRLDEIPGIGPIAAAVVLAEIGVDMSRFPTAGHLCSWAKFSPGINSSAGKTKGNGSTGHGNRYLARALGEAAFGAGKTNTFLGERYRRLVRRRGKKRAIVAIGRSILVIVWHLLQGPDTRFQDLGADHFTRHTNPETRKHSHIRQLEALGYTVTLTPAA; this is translated from the coding sequence ATGCTGGCTGAAACCCAGGATGAGGAACAGATCATTGCCAGGGTCGCCGGGATCGACATTGGCAAGGCCGAACTCGTGTGTTGCGTGCGGGTCCCCGCGGAGGGGAACCGAAAGAAACGGTTGCAGGAGGTGTCCACGCATTCGACCATGACCCGTTCGTTGGCGGACCTGGCCAACCATCTCGTGGACCTGCGCATCGAGCGGGTGGTGATGGAGGCGACCAGCGACTACTGGAAGCCGGTGTTCTACCTCCTCGAGGCGCACGGGCTCGAACCGTGGCTGGTCAACGCCCGCGACGTGAAGCATCTGCCGGGACGTCCCAAAACCGATGTGCTGGATGCGGTGTGGCTGTGCAAGGTCGCCGAACGGCAGATGCTCCGGCCCAGCTTCGTCCCGCCCGCCCCGATCCGCAGGCTCCGGGACCTGACCCGGTACCGGATTGACCTGGTCGGGACCCGGACCGCGGAGAAGAACCGGGTCGAGAAACTCCTCGAGGACGCCTGCATCAAACTCTCCTCGGTGGCCTCGGACACCTTCGGGGTGTCCGGCCGGGAAATGATGGCAGCGCTCATCGCCGGAGAACGCAACCCGGGCGTGCTCGCGCAGCTGGCACGCTCCAGCATGCGCAGGAAGATCAGCGAACTGGAGGAGGCGTTCACCGGCCGCTTCGATGACCACCACGGCTTCCTGCTCGCCCGGATGCTGGCAAGGATTGACGGCATCGACACCGATATCGCCGCGCTCGATGAACAGATCGAGGTCCAGCTGGCCCCTTTCGCCGCGGCGGCCAAACGCCTGGATGAGATCCCGGGCATCGGCCCCATCGCCGCCGCCGTAGTTCTGGCCGAAATCGGGGTCGACATGTCCCGGTTCCCGACCGCGGGGCACCTGTGTTCCTGGGCAAAGTTCTCCCCGGGCATCAACTCCTCCGCAGGCAAGACCAAAGGAAACGGCTCGACCGGGCACGGCAACCGCTATCTCGCCCGGGCCCTTGGCGAGGCCGCCTTCGGAGCCGGCAAGACCAATACCTTCCTGGGCGAACGCTACCGAAGGCTCGTCCGGCGGCGGGGCAAGAAACGCGCCATTGTCGCCATCGGACGTTCCATCCTCGTCATCGTCTGGCACCTCCTGCAGGGCCCGGACACACGGTTCCAGGATCTCGGCGCCGACCACTTCACCCGCCACACCAACCCCGAAACCAGGAAGCACAGCCACATCCGGCAACTCGAGGCCCTCGGCTACACCGTCACCCTGACCCCTGCCGCCTGA
- the ssd gene encoding septum site-determining protein Ssd, producing the protein MRRRHLQQREPGGAMGGGTTHDGIRGSSDGGRDGPGAWLPPASGEILLVTGNSYLRDEMERIVAAAGGSLRTAADAAQAAAGWDSAAVVLIGSDVRELPPRRRAPAVLLGVSGDDANIWQLAAVLGAERVALLPDAAAWLAEHLSAARSPEAGGHVLGLTGGSGGAGASTAAAWLAQAAAGHGARTLLIDGDPWGGGLELTLAAEDTPGLRWPDLAEARGSIDAVQLSDSLPVAGGFSFLSWPGTRERPPAVDSASVAAVMDAARRGFEVVIVDIGRGTDSLRTFAWDCDRILLLATAQLKSAVAAARLLNELPPVDTGLVIRGNTGAGMDAALIAESLGMPLHGVLPDIRGTGTAAELGRLLELGRRKPVRRFAAGVLELLDGDAP; encoded by the coding sequence ATGAGAAGGCGACACCTCCAGCAGCGGGAACCCGGCGGCGCCATGGGCGGCGGCACCACCCATGACGGCATCCGTGGAAGCAGCGACGGCGGCCGGGACGGCCCGGGCGCGTGGCTGCCTCCGGCGTCGGGCGAGATTCTTCTGGTCACGGGCAACAGCTACCTCCGCGATGAAATGGAACGCATCGTGGCCGCGGCCGGAGGGAGCCTGCGGACCGCTGCGGACGCCGCCCAGGCCGCCGCAGGCTGGGACAGCGCTGCCGTCGTGCTGATCGGCAGCGATGTCCGCGAACTCCCTCCGCGCCGGCGTGCCCCTGCCGTCCTGCTCGGCGTGAGCGGCGATGACGCAAACATCTGGCAGCTCGCGGCCGTGCTGGGTGCCGAGCGTGTGGCGCTTCTGCCGGACGCCGCGGCATGGCTAGCGGAGCATCTCAGCGCCGCCCGGTCCCCGGAAGCGGGAGGGCATGTGCTCGGGCTGACCGGCGGCAGCGGCGGTGCCGGGGCAAGCACAGCGGCAGCCTGGCTGGCCCAGGCAGCGGCCGGACATGGCGCCCGGACCCTGCTCATCGACGGCGATCCCTGGGGTGGCGGCCTTGAGCTCACCCTCGCCGCGGAGGACACCCCCGGGCTGCGCTGGCCCGACCTCGCCGAAGCCCGGGGCAGCATCGACGCCGTCCAGCTGTCCGACTCCCTACCCGTTGCCGGCGGCTTCTCCTTCCTCTCCTGGCCCGGAACCAGGGAACGGCCACCCGCCGTGGACTCCGCGTCCGTGGCTGCGGTCATGGACGCCGCCCGCCGCGGCTTTGAAGTGGTCATCGTCGACATCGGCCGAGGCACCGACTCGCTGCGGACGTTCGCCTGGGACTGCGACAGGATCCTGCTGCTGGCCACGGCCCAGCTGAAGTCGGCCGTGGCCGCCGCACGGCTGCTGAATGAGCTGCCTCCCGTGGACACCGGGCTCGTCATCCGGGGCAACACCGGCGCCGGAATGGACGCAGCGCTCATCGCCGAATCCCTGGGGATGCCGCTGCACGGCGTCCTTCCCGACATCCGGGGCACGGGCACCGCCGCCGAGCTGGGCCGCCTGCTGGAGCTGGGCCGCCGCAAGCCGGTCCGGCGCTTCGCCGCCGGTGTCCTCGAACTGCTCGACGGGGACGCGCCATGA